A single region of the Vanacampus margaritifer isolate UIUO_Vmar chromosome 13, RoL_Vmar_1.0, whole genome shotgun sequence genome encodes:
- the ushbp1 gene encoding uncharacterized protein ushbp1 isoform X7 has translation MEQFSLVRCDSLDTASDSDKELTTRFDHGSLYPQVEPSPAELAQCEAEVGTLLSIIAEVNKKMGSLKAPSEPGDLRPPRPASALFPDLLSHRLVRSIPEKNVTSDVKCRSSLPYRGGSSVMWTELKGALSAVEDSINCRRSWAAPITSSDRDKPKEHLRAAQDSWDKTTKVLEEMEKEYGICCPPDVARETFQEAVMEKCGDVPPSQAQLGELQRAHSISQVEEEKSKVQVGHQKAWRSAICSPSYKSSGTTGPHSADRASSSFPGSPLLLRRAAGGSLSSAGDSSPLSFVTSGSPCSSPNGLETEMERLNRYLEKLKARNERLTFVLERRRAECEQMSATLKRLEDDCSAMHLALRYCEECEEAYSELLSLHDAQRQQSIPAQIVGVDNKQQPGSPSPQNRKMGSEELSTSFTIVDVTKEMETHVQRTPELTDREVTLRQLIEKLKGNRAAVCLPKPRPHQAEARMSTDVGYTSGLRVGHKDSTKLAERKRDKTSLFHELITAREEMSDLRAVIRLKEKELRCLEWSAMARKAQEASGARVPESPQEEQQDRKTEQQRLCEIADKACSDGDVSGLRMRHILKELQALLQREQALKKRLALVYDSLNGTLPDSTLNSRDSDEHAARIAQVHSKALSSYRHIRRKYREQVWKLEQKLAAMMENQHIQSETSKALGEDSEWRREETVL, from the exons ATGGAG CAGTTCAGTTTGGTCCGATGTGACAGCCTGGACACGGCATCTGACAGTGACAAGGAGCTGACGACGCGCTTCGACCATGGGAGTCTTTACCCTCAGGTGGAGCCTTCGCCTGCGGAATTGGCTCAGTGTGAAGCTGAAGTGGGCACGTTGCTCAGCATCATCGCTGAAGTCAACAAAAAGATGGGCTCATTGAAGGCACCAAG CGAACCAGGTGATTTGAGACCACCAAGACCAGCCAGCGCTCTGTTTCCTGACCTGCTTTCACACAGGCTAGTGAGAAGCATCCCAGAGAAGAACGTCACCTCTGATGTCAAATGTAGATCTTCACTGCCTTACCGAg GGGGCAGTAGTGTCATGTGGACCGAACTCAAGGGGGCTCTGTCTGCTGTGGAGGACTCAATCAACTGCCGACGGTCCTGGGCAGCCCCCATCACATCCTCTGACCGAGACAAACCCAAAGAGCATCTGAGAGCAGCTCAGGACAGCTGGGACAAGACTACTAAA GTTTTGGAAGAGATGGAAAAGGAATATGGGATTTGTTGTCCACCGGATGTAGCAAGGGAAACATTCCAGGAGGCAGTCATGGAAAAGTGTGGTGACGTTCCTCCCTCGCAGGCTCAACTTGGAGAACTGCAGAGAGCGCACAGCATCAGCcaggtggaggaggagaagagcaAGGTG CAGGTTGGCCACCAGAAGGCCTGGAGGTCAGCCATTTGCTCTCCTTCATACAAATCTTCAGGCACCACTGGGCCTCATAGTGCTGACCgggcctcctcctcctttccgGGTTCTCCTTTACTCCTCAGAAGAGCAGCAGGAGGCTCATTATCTTCAGCAGGTGACAGCTCTCCACTGAGTTTTGTTACCTCGGGAAGTCCTTGTTCAAGCCCCAATGGCTTGGAGACTGAGATGGAACGGCTCAACAG GTATCTTGAAAAACTCAAGGCCAGGAACGAGCGTCTGACTTTTGTTTTGGAGCGAAGGAGGGCAGAGTGTGAGCAGATGAGTGCTACGCTAAAGCGGCTTGAGGATGACTGCTCGGCCATGCACTTGGCTCTCCGATACTG TGAGGAGTGTGAAGAAGCCTACAGCGAACTCTTGTCGCTTCACGATGCTCAGAGGCAACAAAGCATCCCTGCGCAGATCGTCG GAGTCGATAACAAGCAGCAGCCTGGCAGTCCATCACCTCAGAACAGGAAAATGGGAAGTGAGGAGTTGTCAACCAGCTTCACGATAGTTGATGTCACCAAGGagatggaaacacacgtacagAG AACTCCAGAGCTGACTGATCGAGAGGTTACGCTCCGTCAGCTGATTGAGAAGCTGAAAGGAAACCGTGCGGCCGTTTGCCTCCCAAAGCCACGTCCACATCAAGCAGAAGCCAGAATGAGCACAGATGTCGGTTACACTTCTGGGCTGAGAGTGGGTCACAAAGATAGCACCAAGCTCGCTGAACGCAAGAGAGATAAGACATCTTTGTTCCATGAGCTGATCACAGCCAGG GAGGAGATGTCGGATCTCCGTGCTGTGATTCGTCTGAAGGAGAAAGAGCTGAGGTGTCTGGAGTGGAGCGCGATGGCCCGAAAAGCACAGGAAGCATCTGGAGCTCGAGTTCCAGAAAGCCCCCAAGAGGAGCAGCAGGATCGTAAGACTGAACAACAG aGGCTGTGCGAGATTGCTGATAAAGCGTGCAGTGATGGTGACGTATCTGGGCTCAGGATGAGGCACATATTGAAAGAACTGCAGGCACTACTTCAGAG GGAACAAGCCCTAAAGAAGAGATTGGCCTTAGTTTATGACTCATTGAATGGAACGCTCCCAGACAGCACTTTGAACAGTAGGGACAGTGACGAACATGCAGCACGAATCGCGCAAGTGCACAG TAAGGCCTTGAGCTCATACAGACACATTCGCCGAAAGTACAGGGAGCAGGTGTGGAAGCTGGAGCAGAAGCTAGCAGCCATGATGGAGAATCAGCACATCCAGAGCGAGACGTCCAAGGCTCTTGGGGAAGATTCAGAATGGAGGAGGGAAGAGACTGTGCTGTGA
- the ushbp1 gene encoding uncharacterized protein ushbp1 isoform X6: protein MEQFSLVRCDSLDTASDSDKELTTRFDHGSLYPQVEPSPAELAQCEAEVGTLLSIIAEVNKKMGSLKAPSEPGDLRPPRPASALFPDLLSHRLVRSIPEKNVTSDVKCRSSLPYRGGSSVMWTELKGALSAVEDSINCRRSWAAPITSSDRDKPKEHLRAAQDSWDKTTKVLEEMEKEYGICCPPDVARETFQEAVMEKCGDVPPSQAQLGELQRAHSISQVEEEKSKVQVGHQKAWRSAICSPSYKSSGTTGPHSADRASSSFPGSPLLLRRAAGGSLSSAGDSSPLSFVTSGSPCSSPNGLETEMERLNRYLEKLKARNERLTFVLERRRAECEQMSATLKRLEDDCSAMHLALRYCEECEEAYSELLSLHDAQRQQSIPAQIVAGVDNKQQPGSPSPQNRKMGSEELSTSFTIVDVTKEMETHVQRTPELTDREVTLRQLIEKLKGNRAAVCLPKPRPHQAEARMSTDVGYTSGLRVGHKDSTKLAERKRDKTSLFHELITAREEMSDLRAVIRLKEKELRCLEWSAMARKAQEASGARVPESPQEEQQDRKTEQQRLCEIADKACSDGDVSGLRMRHILKELQALLQREQALKKRLALVYDSLNGTLPDSTLNSRDSDEHAARIAQVHSKALSSYRHIRRKYREQVWKLEQKLAAMMENQHIQSETSKALGEDSEWRREETVL, encoded by the exons ATGGAG CAGTTCAGTTTGGTCCGATGTGACAGCCTGGACACGGCATCTGACAGTGACAAGGAGCTGACGACGCGCTTCGACCATGGGAGTCTTTACCCTCAGGTGGAGCCTTCGCCTGCGGAATTGGCTCAGTGTGAAGCTGAAGTGGGCACGTTGCTCAGCATCATCGCTGAAGTCAACAAAAAGATGGGCTCATTGAAGGCACCAAG CGAACCAGGTGATTTGAGACCACCAAGACCAGCCAGCGCTCTGTTTCCTGACCTGCTTTCACACAGGCTAGTGAGAAGCATCCCAGAGAAGAACGTCACCTCTGATGTCAAATGTAGATCTTCACTGCCTTACCGAg GGGGCAGTAGTGTCATGTGGACCGAACTCAAGGGGGCTCTGTCTGCTGTGGAGGACTCAATCAACTGCCGACGGTCCTGGGCAGCCCCCATCACATCCTCTGACCGAGACAAACCCAAAGAGCATCTGAGAGCAGCTCAGGACAGCTGGGACAAGACTACTAAA GTTTTGGAAGAGATGGAAAAGGAATATGGGATTTGTTGTCCACCGGATGTAGCAAGGGAAACATTCCAGGAGGCAGTCATGGAAAAGTGTGGTGACGTTCCTCCCTCGCAGGCTCAACTTGGAGAACTGCAGAGAGCGCACAGCATCAGCcaggtggaggaggagaagagcaAGGTG CAGGTTGGCCACCAGAAGGCCTGGAGGTCAGCCATTTGCTCTCCTTCATACAAATCTTCAGGCACCACTGGGCCTCATAGTGCTGACCgggcctcctcctcctttccgGGTTCTCCTTTACTCCTCAGAAGAGCAGCAGGAGGCTCATTATCTTCAGCAGGTGACAGCTCTCCACTGAGTTTTGTTACCTCGGGAAGTCCTTGTTCAAGCCCCAATGGCTTGGAGACTGAGATGGAACGGCTCAACAG GTATCTTGAAAAACTCAAGGCCAGGAACGAGCGTCTGACTTTTGTTTTGGAGCGAAGGAGGGCAGAGTGTGAGCAGATGAGTGCTACGCTAAAGCGGCTTGAGGATGACTGCTCGGCCATGCACTTGGCTCTCCGATACTG TGAGGAGTGTGAAGAAGCCTACAGCGAACTCTTGTCGCTTCACGATGCTCAGAGGCAACAAAGCATCCCTGCGCAGATCGTCG CAGGAGTCGATAACAAGCAGCAGCCTGGCAGTCCATCACCTCAGAACAGGAAAATGGGAAGTGAGGAGTTGTCAACCAGCTTCACGATAGTTGATGTCACCAAGGagatggaaacacacgtacagAG AACTCCAGAGCTGACTGATCGAGAGGTTACGCTCCGTCAGCTGATTGAGAAGCTGAAAGGAAACCGTGCGGCCGTTTGCCTCCCAAAGCCACGTCCACATCAAGCAGAAGCCAGAATGAGCACAGATGTCGGTTACACTTCTGGGCTGAGAGTGGGTCACAAAGATAGCACCAAGCTCGCTGAACGCAAGAGAGATAAGACATCTTTGTTCCATGAGCTGATCACAGCCAGG GAGGAGATGTCGGATCTCCGTGCTGTGATTCGTCTGAAGGAGAAAGAGCTGAGGTGTCTGGAGTGGAGCGCGATGGCCCGAAAAGCACAGGAAGCATCTGGAGCTCGAGTTCCAGAAAGCCCCCAAGAGGAGCAGCAGGATCGTAAGACTGAACAACAG aGGCTGTGCGAGATTGCTGATAAAGCGTGCAGTGATGGTGACGTATCTGGGCTCAGGATGAGGCACATATTGAAAGAACTGCAGGCACTACTTCAGAG GGAACAAGCCCTAAAGAAGAGATTGGCCTTAGTTTATGACTCATTGAATGGAACGCTCCCAGACAGCACTTTGAACAGTAGGGACAGTGACGAACATGCAGCACGAATCGCGCAAGTGCACAG TAAGGCCTTGAGCTCATACAGACACATTCGCCGAAAGTACAGGGAGCAGGTGTGGAAGCTGGAGCAGAAGCTAGCAGCCATGATGGAGAATCAGCACATCCAGAGCGAGACGTCCAAGGCTCTTGGGGAAGATTCAGAATGGAGGAGGGAAGAGACTGTGCTGTGA
- the ushbp1 gene encoding uncharacterized protein ushbp1 isoform X2: MEQFSLVRCDSLDTASDSDKELTTRFDHGSLYPQVEPSPAELAQCEAEVGTLLSIIAEVNKKMGSLKAPSEPGDLRPPRPASALFPDLLSHRLVRSIPEKNVTSDVKCRSSLPYRGGSSVMWTELKGALSAVEDSINCRRSWAAPITSSDRDKPKEHLRAAQDSWDKTTKVLEEMEKEYGICCPPDVARETFQEAVMEKCGDVPPSQAQLGELQRAHSISQVEEEKSKVQVGHQKAWRSAICSPSYKSSGTTGPHSADRASSSFPGSPLLLRRAAGGSLSSAGDSSPLSFVTSGSPCSSPNGLETEMERLNRYLEKLKARNERLTFVLERRRAECEQMSATLKRLEDDCSAMHLALRYWYTNKTRHAYHAYDIKIVLWFVAFPSEECEEAYSELLSLHDAQRQQSIPAQIVGVDNKQQPGSPSPQNRKMGSEELSTSFTIVDVTKEMETHVQRTPELTDREVTLRQLIEKLKGNRAAVCLPKPRPHQAEARMSTDVGYTSGLRVGHKDSTKLAERKRDKTSLFHELITAREEMSDLRAVIRLKEKELRCLEWSAMARKAQEASGARVPESPQEEQQDRKTEQQRLCEIADKACSDGDVSGLRMRHILKELQALLQREQALKKRLALVYDSLNGTLPDSTLNSRDSDEHAARIAQVHSKALSSYRHIRRKYREQVWKLEQKLAAMMENQHIQSETSKALGEDSEWRREETVL, from the exons ATGGAG CAGTTCAGTTTGGTCCGATGTGACAGCCTGGACACGGCATCTGACAGTGACAAGGAGCTGACGACGCGCTTCGACCATGGGAGTCTTTACCCTCAGGTGGAGCCTTCGCCTGCGGAATTGGCTCAGTGTGAAGCTGAAGTGGGCACGTTGCTCAGCATCATCGCTGAAGTCAACAAAAAGATGGGCTCATTGAAGGCACCAAG CGAACCAGGTGATTTGAGACCACCAAGACCAGCCAGCGCTCTGTTTCCTGACCTGCTTTCACACAGGCTAGTGAGAAGCATCCCAGAGAAGAACGTCACCTCTGATGTCAAATGTAGATCTTCACTGCCTTACCGAg GGGGCAGTAGTGTCATGTGGACCGAACTCAAGGGGGCTCTGTCTGCTGTGGAGGACTCAATCAACTGCCGACGGTCCTGGGCAGCCCCCATCACATCCTCTGACCGAGACAAACCCAAAGAGCATCTGAGAGCAGCTCAGGACAGCTGGGACAAGACTACTAAA GTTTTGGAAGAGATGGAAAAGGAATATGGGATTTGTTGTCCACCGGATGTAGCAAGGGAAACATTCCAGGAGGCAGTCATGGAAAAGTGTGGTGACGTTCCTCCCTCGCAGGCTCAACTTGGAGAACTGCAGAGAGCGCACAGCATCAGCcaggtggaggaggagaagagcaAGGTG CAGGTTGGCCACCAGAAGGCCTGGAGGTCAGCCATTTGCTCTCCTTCATACAAATCTTCAGGCACCACTGGGCCTCATAGTGCTGACCgggcctcctcctcctttccgGGTTCTCCTTTACTCCTCAGAAGAGCAGCAGGAGGCTCATTATCTTCAGCAGGTGACAGCTCTCCACTGAGTTTTGTTACCTCGGGAAGTCCTTGTTCAAGCCCCAATGGCTTGGAGACTGAGATGGAACGGCTCAACAG GTATCTTGAAAAACTCAAGGCCAGGAACGAGCGTCTGACTTTTGTTTTGGAGCGAAGGAGGGCAGAGTGTGAGCAGATGAGTGCTACGCTAAAGCGGCTTGAGGATGACTGCTCGGCCATGCACTTGGCTCTCCGATACTGgtacacaaataaaacaaggcATGCTTATCATGCTTATGATATCAAAATTGTGCTGTGGTTTGTTGCTTTTCCCAGTGAGGAGTGTGAAGAAGCCTACAGCGAACTCTTGTCGCTTCACGATGCTCAGAGGCAACAAAGCATCCCTGCGCAGATCGTCG GAGTCGATAACAAGCAGCAGCCTGGCAGTCCATCACCTCAGAACAGGAAAATGGGAAGTGAGGAGTTGTCAACCAGCTTCACGATAGTTGATGTCACCAAGGagatggaaacacacgtacagAG AACTCCAGAGCTGACTGATCGAGAGGTTACGCTCCGTCAGCTGATTGAGAAGCTGAAAGGAAACCGTGCGGCCGTTTGCCTCCCAAAGCCACGTCCACATCAAGCAGAAGCCAGAATGAGCACAGATGTCGGTTACACTTCTGGGCTGAGAGTGGGTCACAAAGATAGCACCAAGCTCGCTGAACGCAAGAGAGATAAGACATCTTTGTTCCATGAGCTGATCACAGCCAGG GAGGAGATGTCGGATCTCCGTGCTGTGATTCGTCTGAAGGAGAAAGAGCTGAGGTGTCTGGAGTGGAGCGCGATGGCCCGAAAAGCACAGGAAGCATCTGGAGCTCGAGTTCCAGAAAGCCCCCAAGAGGAGCAGCAGGATCGTAAGACTGAACAACAG aGGCTGTGCGAGATTGCTGATAAAGCGTGCAGTGATGGTGACGTATCTGGGCTCAGGATGAGGCACATATTGAAAGAACTGCAGGCACTACTTCAGAG GGAACAAGCCCTAAAGAAGAGATTGGCCTTAGTTTATGACTCATTGAATGGAACGCTCCCAGACAGCACTTTGAACAGTAGGGACAGTGACGAACATGCAGCACGAATCGCGCAAGTGCACAG TAAGGCCTTGAGCTCATACAGACACATTCGCCGAAAGTACAGGGAGCAGGTGTGGAAGCTGGAGCAGAAGCTAGCAGCCATGATGGAGAATCAGCACATCCAGAGCGAGACGTCCAAGGCTCTTGGGGAAGATTCAGAATGGAGGAGGGAAGAGACTGTGCTGTGA
- the ushbp1 gene encoding uncharacterized protein ushbp1 isoform X1, whose protein sequence is MEQFSLVRCDSLDTASDSDKELTTRFDHGSLYPQVEPSPAELAQCEAEVGTLLSIIAEVNKKMGSLKAPSEPGDLRPPRPASALFPDLLSHRLVRSIPEKNVTSDVKCRSSLPYRGGSSVMWTELKGALSAVEDSINCRRSWAAPITSSDRDKPKEHLRAAQDSWDKTTKVLEEMEKEYGICCPPDVARETFQEAVMEKCGDVPPSQAQLGELQRAHSISQVEEEKSKVQVGHQKAWRSAICSPSYKSSGTTGPHSADRASSSFPGSPLLLRRAAGGSLSSAGDSSPLSFVTSGSPCSSPNGLETEMERLNRYLEKLKARNERLTFVLERRRAECEQMSATLKRLEDDCSAMHLALRYWYTNKTRHAYHAYDIKIVLWFVAFPSEECEEAYSELLSLHDAQRQQSIPAQIVAGVDNKQQPGSPSPQNRKMGSEELSTSFTIVDVTKEMETHVQRTPELTDREVTLRQLIEKLKGNRAAVCLPKPRPHQAEARMSTDVGYTSGLRVGHKDSTKLAERKRDKTSLFHELITAREEMSDLRAVIRLKEKELRCLEWSAMARKAQEASGARVPESPQEEQQDRKTEQQRLCEIADKACSDGDVSGLRMRHILKELQALLQREQALKKRLALVYDSLNGTLPDSTLNSRDSDEHAARIAQVHSKALSSYRHIRRKYREQVWKLEQKLAAMMENQHIQSETSKALGEDSEWRREETVL, encoded by the exons ATGGAG CAGTTCAGTTTGGTCCGATGTGACAGCCTGGACACGGCATCTGACAGTGACAAGGAGCTGACGACGCGCTTCGACCATGGGAGTCTTTACCCTCAGGTGGAGCCTTCGCCTGCGGAATTGGCTCAGTGTGAAGCTGAAGTGGGCACGTTGCTCAGCATCATCGCTGAAGTCAACAAAAAGATGGGCTCATTGAAGGCACCAAG CGAACCAGGTGATTTGAGACCACCAAGACCAGCCAGCGCTCTGTTTCCTGACCTGCTTTCACACAGGCTAGTGAGAAGCATCCCAGAGAAGAACGTCACCTCTGATGTCAAATGTAGATCTTCACTGCCTTACCGAg GGGGCAGTAGTGTCATGTGGACCGAACTCAAGGGGGCTCTGTCTGCTGTGGAGGACTCAATCAACTGCCGACGGTCCTGGGCAGCCCCCATCACATCCTCTGACCGAGACAAACCCAAAGAGCATCTGAGAGCAGCTCAGGACAGCTGGGACAAGACTACTAAA GTTTTGGAAGAGATGGAAAAGGAATATGGGATTTGTTGTCCACCGGATGTAGCAAGGGAAACATTCCAGGAGGCAGTCATGGAAAAGTGTGGTGACGTTCCTCCCTCGCAGGCTCAACTTGGAGAACTGCAGAGAGCGCACAGCATCAGCcaggtggaggaggagaagagcaAGGTG CAGGTTGGCCACCAGAAGGCCTGGAGGTCAGCCATTTGCTCTCCTTCATACAAATCTTCAGGCACCACTGGGCCTCATAGTGCTGACCgggcctcctcctcctttccgGGTTCTCCTTTACTCCTCAGAAGAGCAGCAGGAGGCTCATTATCTTCAGCAGGTGACAGCTCTCCACTGAGTTTTGTTACCTCGGGAAGTCCTTGTTCAAGCCCCAATGGCTTGGAGACTGAGATGGAACGGCTCAACAG GTATCTTGAAAAACTCAAGGCCAGGAACGAGCGTCTGACTTTTGTTTTGGAGCGAAGGAGGGCAGAGTGTGAGCAGATGAGTGCTACGCTAAAGCGGCTTGAGGATGACTGCTCGGCCATGCACTTGGCTCTCCGATACTGgtacacaaataaaacaaggcATGCTTATCATGCTTATGATATCAAAATTGTGCTGTGGTTTGTTGCTTTTCCCAGTGAGGAGTGTGAAGAAGCCTACAGCGAACTCTTGTCGCTTCACGATGCTCAGAGGCAACAAAGCATCCCTGCGCAGATCGTCG CAGGAGTCGATAACAAGCAGCAGCCTGGCAGTCCATCACCTCAGAACAGGAAAATGGGAAGTGAGGAGTTGTCAACCAGCTTCACGATAGTTGATGTCACCAAGGagatggaaacacacgtacagAG AACTCCAGAGCTGACTGATCGAGAGGTTACGCTCCGTCAGCTGATTGAGAAGCTGAAAGGAAACCGTGCGGCCGTTTGCCTCCCAAAGCCACGTCCACATCAAGCAGAAGCCAGAATGAGCACAGATGTCGGTTACACTTCTGGGCTGAGAGTGGGTCACAAAGATAGCACCAAGCTCGCTGAACGCAAGAGAGATAAGACATCTTTGTTCCATGAGCTGATCACAGCCAGG GAGGAGATGTCGGATCTCCGTGCTGTGATTCGTCTGAAGGAGAAAGAGCTGAGGTGTCTGGAGTGGAGCGCGATGGCCCGAAAAGCACAGGAAGCATCTGGAGCTCGAGTTCCAGAAAGCCCCCAAGAGGAGCAGCAGGATCGTAAGACTGAACAACAG aGGCTGTGCGAGATTGCTGATAAAGCGTGCAGTGATGGTGACGTATCTGGGCTCAGGATGAGGCACATATTGAAAGAACTGCAGGCACTACTTCAGAG GGAACAAGCCCTAAAGAAGAGATTGGCCTTAGTTTATGACTCATTGAATGGAACGCTCCCAGACAGCACTTTGAACAGTAGGGACAGTGACGAACATGCAGCACGAATCGCGCAAGTGCACAG TAAGGCCTTGAGCTCATACAGACACATTCGCCGAAAGTACAGGGAGCAGGTGTGGAAGCTGGAGCAGAAGCTAGCAGCCATGATGGAGAATCAGCACATCCAGAGCGAGACGTCCAAGGCTCTTGGGGAAGATTCAGAATGGAGGAGGGAAGAGACTGTGCTGTGA
- the ushbp1 gene encoding uncharacterized protein ushbp1 isoform X8, whose translation MEQFSLVRCDSLDTASDSDKELTTRFDHGSLYPQVEPSPAELAQCEAEVGTLLSIIAEVNKKMGSLKAPSEPGDLRPPRPASALFPDLLSHRLVRSIPEKNVTSDVKCRSSLPYRGGSSVMWTELKGALSAVEDSINCRRSWAAPITSSDRDKPKEHLRAAQDSWDKTTKVLEEMEKEYGICCPPDVARETFQEAVMEKCGDVPPSQAQLGELQRAHSISQVEEEKSKQVGHQKAWRSAICSPSYKSSGTTGPHSADRASSSFPGSPLLLRRAAGGSLSSAGDSSPLSFVTSGSPCSSPNGLETEMERLNRYLEKLKARNERLTFVLERRRAECEQMSATLKRLEDDCSAMHLALRYCEECEEAYSELLSLHDAQRQQSIPAQIVAGVDNKQQPGSPSPQNRKMGSEELSTSFTIVDVTKEMETHVQRTPELTDREVTLRQLIEKLKGNRAAVCLPKPRPHQAEARMSTDVGYTSGLRVGHKDSTKLAERKRDKTSLFHELITAREEMSDLRAVIRLKEKELRCLEWSAMARKAQEASGARVPESPQEEQQDRKTEQQRLCEIADKACSDGDVSGLRMRHILKELQALLQREQALKKRLALVYDSLNGTLPDSTLNSRDSDEHAARIAQVHSKALSSYRHIRRKYREQVWKLEQKLAAMMENQHIQSETSKALGEDSEWRREETVL comes from the exons ATGGAG CAGTTCAGTTTGGTCCGATGTGACAGCCTGGACACGGCATCTGACAGTGACAAGGAGCTGACGACGCGCTTCGACCATGGGAGTCTTTACCCTCAGGTGGAGCCTTCGCCTGCGGAATTGGCTCAGTGTGAAGCTGAAGTGGGCACGTTGCTCAGCATCATCGCTGAAGTCAACAAAAAGATGGGCTCATTGAAGGCACCAAG CGAACCAGGTGATTTGAGACCACCAAGACCAGCCAGCGCTCTGTTTCCTGACCTGCTTTCACACAGGCTAGTGAGAAGCATCCCAGAGAAGAACGTCACCTCTGATGTCAAATGTAGATCTTCACTGCCTTACCGAg GGGGCAGTAGTGTCATGTGGACCGAACTCAAGGGGGCTCTGTCTGCTGTGGAGGACTCAATCAACTGCCGACGGTCCTGGGCAGCCCCCATCACATCCTCTGACCGAGACAAACCCAAAGAGCATCTGAGAGCAGCTCAGGACAGCTGGGACAAGACTACTAAA GTTTTGGAAGAGATGGAAAAGGAATATGGGATTTGTTGTCCACCGGATGTAGCAAGGGAAACATTCCAGGAGGCAGTCATGGAAAAGTGTGGTGACGTTCCTCCCTCGCAGGCTCAACTTGGAGAACTGCAGAGAGCGCACAGCATCAGCcaggtggaggaggagaagagcaAG CAGGTTGGCCACCAGAAGGCCTGGAGGTCAGCCATTTGCTCTCCTTCATACAAATCTTCAGGCACCACTGGGCCTCATAGTGCTGACCgggcctcctcctcctttccgGGTTCTCCTTTACTCCTCAGAAGAGCAGCAGGAGGCTCATTATCTTCAGCAGGTGACAGCTCTCCACTGAGTTTTGTTACCTCGGGAAGTCCTTGTTCAAGCCCCAATGGCTTGGAGACTGAGATGGAACGGCTCAACAG GTATCTTGAAAAACTCAAGGCCAGGAACGAGCGTCTGACTTTTGTTTTGGAGCGAAGGAGGGCAGAGTGTGAGCAGATGAGTGCTACGCTAAAGCGGCTTGAGGATGACTGCTCGGCCATGCACTTGGCTCTCCGATACTG TGAGGAGTGTGAAGAAGCCTACAGCGAACTCTTGTCGCTTCACGATGCTCAGAGGCAACAAAGCATCCCTGCGCAGATCGTCG CAGGAGTCGATAACAAGCAGCAGCCTGGCAGTCCATCACCTCAGAACAGGAAAATGGGAAGTGAGGAGTTGTCAACCAGCTTCACGATAGTTGATGTCACCAAGGagatggaaacacacgtacagAG AACTCCAGAGCTGACTGATCGAGAGGTTACGCTCCGTCAGCTGATTGAGAAGCTGAAAGGAAACCGTGCGGCCGTTTGCCTCCCAAAGCCACGTCCACATCAAGCAGAAGCCAGAATGAGCACAGATGTCGGTTACACTTCTGGGCTGAGAGTGGGTCACAAAGATAGCACCAAGCTCGCTGAACGCAAGAGAGATAAGACATCTTTGTTCCATGAGCTGATCACAGCCAGG GAGGAGATGTCGGATCTCCGTGCTGTGATTCGTCTGAAGGAGAAAGAGCTGAGGTGTCTGGAGTGGAGCGCGATGGCCCGAAAAGCACAGGAAGCATCTGGAGCTCGAGTTCCAGAAAGCCCCCAAGAGGAGCAGCAGGATCGTAAGACTGAACAACAG aGGCTGTGCGAGATTGCTGATAAAGCGTGCAGTGATGGTGACGTATCTGGGCTCAGGATGAGGCACATATTGAAAGAACTGCAGGCACTACTTCAGAG GGAACAAGCCCTAAAGAAGAGATTGGCCTTAGTTTATGACTCATTGAATGGAACGCTCCCAGACAGCACTTTGAACAGTAGGGACAGTGACGAACATGCAGCACGAATCGCGCAAGTGCACAG TAAGGCCTTGAGCTCATACAGACACATTCGCCGAAAGTACAGGGAGCAGGTGTGGAAGCTGGAGCAGAAGCTAGCAGCCATGATGGAGAATCAGCACATCCAGAGCGAGACGTCCAAGGCTCTTGGGGAAGATTCAGAATGGAGGAGGGAAGAGACTGTGCTGTGA